One Kitasatospora sp. NBC_01266 genomic window carries:
- a CDS encoding DedA family protein: protein MGSLTALVQAAGPWAYTLVFALTAAETSAFIGVLLPSETLVLFAAALAAHGTLALLPLTAAVIAGGITGDSIGYLLGRRLGPRVTARRRSRLLRPGGRVAKAGGYLRERGGPAVFTGRFIGFVRSFVPFAAGAARMPYRRFLAFSAAASLAWGVGNVALGYLLGASAQHLPHSVEAIGAAAVAAAAGAALLVRRVRRRRRAASAQPVRLPPAPRGEEPRPPVYHNEPAESPFTAQGPTFD, encoded by the coding sequence ATGGGCTCGTTGACCGCGCTGGTCCAGGCCGCCGGACCATGGGCGTACACCTTGGTCTTCGCTCTCACCGCCGCCGAGACCAGCGCTTTCATCGGGGTGCTGCTGCCCAGCGAGACCCTGGTCCTGTTCGCCGCCGCACTGGCCGCGCACGGCACGCTCGCCCTGCTGCCGCTGACCGCCGCCGTGATAGCCGGGGGCATCACCGGCGACAGCATCGGCTACCTGCTCGGCCGGCGGCTCGGCCCCCGGGTCACCGCGCGGCGCCGCTCCCGGCTGCTGCGGCCGGGCGGCCGGGTCGCCAAGGCCGGCGGCTACCTGCGCGAGCGCGGTGGTCCCGCCGTCTTCACCGGGCGCTTCATCGGCTTCGTCCGCTCCTTCGTCCCGTTCGCCGCCGGCGCCGCGCGGATGCCCTACCGCCGCTTCCTTGCCTTCAGCGCCGCCGCCTCACTCGCCTGGGGCGTGGGCAACGTCGCGCTCGGCTACCTCCTCGGTGCCTCGGCCCAGCACCTGCCGCACTCCGTCGAGGCGATCGGTGCCGCGGCCGTCGCCGCCGCGGCGGGGGCGGCACTGCTCGTGCGGCGGGTACGCCGCCGACGCCGGGCCGCCTCGGCGCAGCCCGTCCGGCTGCCGCCGGCACCCCGGGGCGAGGAGCCGCGGCCGCCCGTTTACCACAACGAACCCGCCGAGTCGCCGTTCACGGCTCAGGGACCCACTTTCGACTGA
- a CDS encoding APC family permease — protein sequence MSATLSRRIGLFQAIAINMSQMCGIGPFVTIPLMVAAFGGPQAIIGWLAGALLALVDGLVWAELGASLPGSGGSYVYLREAFQYRTGRLMPFLFVWTAMLFIPLIMSTGVVGFVQYLAYLWPHMTKSQGDLVGLAMIALVTLLLWGRVERIAKLTTVMWGVMLAAVGAVLLASYTHFSPSRAFTWPAHAVDLTHSHFWLGFAAGLTIGIYDYLGYNTTAYLGAEIKNPGRVMPRSIIYSIVGIMVIYLLLQIGVLGALDWHQMLDPNSIASSSVASAVLQATWGRTAADVVTVLILVTAFASVLTGLLGGSRVPFDAARDGVFFRSYSRLHRRYEFPTLGLLTMGVVTAIGFLIGRHTDLNTLINLLTTVMVIVQSFAQVLAVTVLRKRQPDLPRPYKMWRYPLPSLVAALGWVVIYGYADRNAPGYHPIEWSLAWVAAGAVAFLIWSRFERIWPFGPKEIREEFRRADADAQLPVGT from the coding sequence GTGTCCGCGACACTCAGCAGACGGATCGGCCTGTTCCAGGCCATCGCCATCAATATGAGCCAGATGTGCGGGATCGGTCCGTTCGTGACGATCCCGCTGATGGTCGCCGCGTTCGGTGGCCCGCAGGCGATCATCGGCTGGCTGGCCGGCGCGCTGCTGGCGCTGGTCGACGGCCTGGTCTGGGCCGAGCTCGGCGCCTCGCTGCCCGGCTCCGGCGGCAGTTACGTCTACCTGCGCGAGGCCTTCCAGTACCGCACGGGCCGGCTGATGCCGTTCCTGTTCGTCTGGACCGCGATGCTCTTCATACCGCTGATCATGTCCACCGGCGTGGTCGGCTTCGTCCAGTACCTCGCCTACCTGTGGCCGCACATGACCAAGAGCCAGGGCGACCTGGTGGGCCTGGCGATGATCGCGCTGGTCACCCTGCTGCTCTGGGGGCGGGTCGAGCGCATCGCCAAGCTCACCACGGTGATGTGGGGTGTCATGCTGGCCGCCGTCGGCGCCGTGCTGCTCGCCTCCTACACCCACTTCTCCCCGTCCCGCGCCTTCACCTGGCCCGCGCACGCGGTGGATCTGACGCACAGTCACTTCTGGCTCGGCTTCGCGGCCGGTCTGACCATCGGCATCTACGACTACCTCGGCTACAACACCACCGCCTATCTGGGCGCCGAGATCAAGAATCCGGGGCGGGTGATGCCGCGCTCGATCATCTACTCCATCGTCGGCATCATGGTGATCTACCTGCTGCTGCAGATCGGCGTGCTCGGCGCGCTCGACTGGCACCAGATGCTCGACCCGAACTCGATCGCCTCCTCCTCGGTCGCCTCCGCCGTGCTGCAGGCCACCTGGGGCAGGACCGCCGCCGACGTGGTCACCGTGCTGATCCTGGTCACCGCCTTCGCCTCGGTGCTGACCGGCCTGCTCGGCGGCTCCCGGGTGCCTTTCGACGCGGCGCGCGACGGGGTGTTCTTCCGCTCGTACTCCCGGCTGCACCGCAGGTACGAGTTCCCCACCCTGGGCCTGCTCACCATGGGGGTGGTCACCGCGATCGGCTTCCTGATCGGCCGGCACACCGACCTGAACACCCTGATCAACCTGCTCACCACGGTGATGGTGATCGTCCAGTCGTTCGCCCAGGTGCTCGCGGTCACCGTGCTGCGCAAGCGTCAGCCCGACCTGCCCCGCCCGTACAAGATGTGGCGCTACCCCCTGCCGAGCCTGGTCGCGGCCCTGGGCTGGGTGGTGATCTACGGCTACGCCGACCGCAACGCGCCCGGCTACCACCCGATCGAGTGGTCGCTGGCCTGGGTCGCGGCGGGCGCGGTGGCGTTCCTGATCTGGTCCAGGTTCGAGCGGATCTGGCCGTTCGGACCCAAGGAGATCCGCGAGGAGTTCCGCCGCGCCGACGCCGACGCACAGCTGCCCGTGGGCACCTGA
- a CDS encoding ArsR/SmtB family transcription factor, whose product MTSVFEVLAEPRRRRILELVRDGERSVGELAQALAASQPAVSKHLRVLREAGLVEVRVAEQRRLYRLRAEPLRELEQWLAPYRALWSESLDRLEHHLDVMDDVPRSPDPAPRRAGPRTGQENGSMP is encoded by the coding sequence GTGACGTCGGTCTTCGAAGTGCTCGCCGAGCCGCGCCGCCGCCGGATACTCGAGCTGGTGCGCGACGGCGAGCGGTCGGTCGGTGAGCTGGCGCAGGCCCTGGCGGCCAGTCAGCCGGCGGTCTCCAAGCACCTGCGGGTGCTGCGCGAGGCCGGCCTGGTCGAGGTGCGGGTGGCCGAGCAGCGCCGCCTCTACCGGCTGCGCGCCGAGCCGCTGCGCGAACTGGAGCAGTGGCTGGCGCCCTACCGGGCGCTCTGGAGCGAGAGCCTGGACCGGCTCGAGCATCACCTGGACGTGATGGACGACGTCCCGCGGTCGCCGGATCCGGCACCCCGCCGGGCCGGGCCGCGGACGGGGCAGGAGAACGGGAGCATGCCGTGA
- a CDS encoding mycothiol transferase — MDSADLLVDAFDRVKEAVHEAVQGLAPKQLTARLDPEANSVAWLVWHLTRVQDDHLAELMGNEQVWTADGWREKFDLPFPPQVIGYGQSSAEVAQVQVTSRRLLTGYYDAVHRRTLGFVRTVTAEQLDQVVDEAWTPPVTLGVRLVSVIAEDLQHAGQAAFIRGVLLRRSS, encoded by the coding sequence ATGGACAGCGCGGACCTGCTGGTCGACGCCTTCGACCGGGTCAAGGAGGCCGTCCATGAGGCGGTCCAGGGCCTGGCACCGAAGCAGTTGACGGCCAGGCTGGACCCGGAGGCGAACTCGGTGGCCTGGCTGGTCTGGCATCTGACCCGGGTGCAGGACGACCACCTGGCCGAGCTGATGGGCAACGAGCAGGTCTGGACGGCGGACGGCTGGCGGGAGAAGTTCGACCTCCCGTTCCCACCGCAGGTGATCGGCTACGGCCAGAGCTCCGCCGAGGTGGCGCAGGTCCAGGTGACCTCGCGCCGGCTGCTGACCGGCTACTACGACGCCGTGCACCGCCGGACGCTGGGCTTCGTCCGCACGGTGACCGCCGAGCAACTGGACCAGGTGGTGGACGAGGCCTGGACTCCGCCGGTGACCCTCGGGGTACGGCTGGTCAGCGTGATCGCGGAAGACCTGCAGCACGCCGGGCAGGCGGCTTTCATTCGTGGCGTGCTGCTCCGTCGCAGCTCTTGA
- a CDS encoding TetR/AcrR family transcriptional regulator — protein sequence MTEATGGETADGRAPDGGSAGQAAGAGQAPARRRDAARSRELLLQAAVELFADRGFERTTTREIGDRAGVDPALIARYFGGKTQLYLAAVRLELGDNLPADLLDHDRLRILLERFDRRGPGPSFQAAVLPGESSEAQQAARDHLTERLVRPLSDRFAAEGADRPQLRAELAAAAFAGVVLTRSSGAFAELAAVSPEELLPLLRELLAGAGPAS from the coding sequence GTGACCGAGGCCACCGGCGGCGAGACCGCTGACGGCCGGGCTCCTGACGGCGGGTCGGCCGGGCAGGCCGCCGGGGCGGGCCAGGCGCCCGCCCGGCGCCGGGATGCCGCGCGCAGCCGCGAACTGCTGCTCCAGGCGGCTGTGGAGCTGTTCGCGGACCGGGGCTTCGAGCGCACCACCACCCGTGAGATCGGCGACCGCGCGGGGGTCGACCCGGCGCTGATCGCCCGCTACTTCGGCGGCAAGACGCAGTTGTACCTGGCCGCCGTGCGGCTCGAACTGGGCGACAACCTCCCGGCCGACCTGCTCGACCACGACCGGCTGCGGATCCTGCTGGAGCGCTTCGACCGGCGCGGCCCGGGCCCGTCCTTCCAGGCCGCGGTGCTGCCGGGCGAGAGCAGTGAGGCCCAGCAGGCCGCCCGGGACCACCTCACCGAGCGCCTGGTGCGACCGCTGTCCGACCGGTTCGCCGCGGAGGGTGCGGACCGCCCGCAGCTGCGGGCCGAGCTGGCTGCCGCCGCCTTCGCCGGGGTGGTGCTGACCCGCTCCAGCGGTGCCTTCGCCGAGCTGGCGGCGGTGTCTCCCGAGGAACTGCTGCCGCTGCTGCGCGAGTTGCTGGCCGGGGCGGGCCCGGCGAGCTGA
- a CDS encoding ArsR/SmtB family transcription factor, with product MHLVPAERAHHTTIDDHRACAAIEALGDPEQVAAWAARFALLGDPHRLAMLLCISGAGPISVTDLALATGMNATAVSQALRLLRAAGVVTGTRDGRVIRYQLADDTLRPLIALAAPAPADRGAGGGVGGGVGGGVGGEAQQADAI from the coding sequence ATGCACCTCGTGCCGGCCGAGCGGGCCCACCACACCACCATTGACGACCACCGGGCCTGCGCGGCGATCGAGGCACTGGGCGATCCCGAACAGGTCGCCGCCTGGGCCGCCCGTTTCGCCCTGCTCGGTGACCCGCACCGGCTGGCGATGCTGCTCTGCATCAGCGGTGCCGGCCCGATCAGCGTCACCGATCTCGCCCTGGCCACCGGCATGAACGCCACCGCCGTCTCCCAGGCGCTGCGCCTGCTGCGGGCAGCGGGCGTGGTCACCGGCACGCGCGACGGCCGGGTGATCCGCTACCAGTTGGCCGATGACACGCTCCGGCCGCTGATCGCGCTCGCCGCCCCGGCGCCGGCCGACCGGGGAGCGGGCGGGGGAGTCGGCGGGGGAGTCGGCGGGGGAGTCGGCGGGGAGGCCCAGCAGGCCGACGCGATCTGA
- a CDS encoding HoxN/HupN/NixA family nickel/cobalt transporter produces MSALTTRTRSIVHALHPSEWGRLGLMALVILALNGFGWGIFVLTVLPHHFRYDGLGVGLGVAVTAWTLGARHAFDADHISAIDNSTRKLMADGKRPLGSGFFFALGHSTIVVAVGMGITVAAKAVFGAMVDPNSTYETLGGMLGTLTSAGFLYLIAALNLVVLVGIGKVFRDMRRGTFDEEELERQLQARGLMYRFFGKFMRSINHTWQLFFVGMVFGIGFDTATEVVLLAATAYAATSGLPFYAVLALPLLFSGGMILFDTLDGCFMNFAYGWAFARPVRKVYYNLVITGLSIAAAFLIGTIEMLGVLTSEMHLHGAFWDFMANFDINKAGFVIAGLFAATWIVALLFWRFGNVEARWQAGLNEKAAAPAPEQPQAAG; encoded by the coding sequence GTGTCCGCTCTGACGACCAGAACCCGATCGATCGTGCACGCGCTGCACCCGAGCGAGTGGGGCAGGCTCGGCCTGATGGCCCTGGTCATCCTGGCCCTGAACGGCTTCGGGTGGGGCATCTTCGTGCTCACCGTGCTGCCGCACCACTTCCGCTACGACGGCCTGGGCGTGGGCCTGGGCGTCGCGGTGACCGCCTGGACGCTCGGCGCCCGGCACGCCTTCGACGCGGACCACATCTCCGCGATCGACAACTCCACCCGCAAGCTGATGGCGGACGGCAAGAGACCACTCGGCAGCGGCTTCTTCTTCGCCTTGGGCCACTCCACCATCGTGGTCGCCGTCGGCATGGGCATCACCGTCGCCGCCAAGGCCGTCTTCGGTGCCATGGTCGACCCGAACTCGACCTACGAGACCCTCGGCGGCATGCTCGGCACCCTGACCTCGGCCGGGTTCCTCTACCTGATCGCCGCGCTGAACCTGGTGGTCCTGGTCGGGATCGGCAAGGTCTTCCGCGACATGCGGCGCGGCACCTTCGACGAGGAGGAACTGGAGCGCCAACTCCAGGCGCGCGGTCTGATGTACCGCTTCTTCGGCAAGTTCATGCGCTCCATCAACCACACCTGGCAGCTGTTCTTCGTCGGCATGGTCTTCGGCATCGGCTTCGACACCGCCACCGAGGTCGTCCTGCTGGCCGCAACCGCCTACGCCGCCACCTCCGGCCTGCCCTTCTACGCGGTCCTCGCGCTCCCGCTGCTCTTCTCCGGCGGCATGATCCTCTTCGACACCCTCGACGGCTGCTTCATGAACTTCGCCTACGGCTGGGCCTTCGCCCGCCCGGTGCGCAAGGTCTACTACAACCTGGTCATCACCGGCCTGTCGATCGCCGCCGCGTTCCTGATCGGCACCATCGAGATGCTCGGCGTACTCACCAGCGAGATGCACCTGCACGGCGCCTTCTGGGACTTCATGGCCAACTTCGACATCAACAAGGCCGGTTTCGTGATCGCCGGACTCTTCGCCGCCACCTGGATCGTCGCCCTCCTCTTCTGGCGCTTCGGCAACGTCGAAGCCCGCTGGCAGGCCGGCCTGAACGAGAAGGCGGCCGCCCCGGCGCCGGAGCAGCCGCAGGCCGCCGGTTGA
- a CDS encoding DUF6296 family protein: protein MEPVQRYAISLPGRVGGHRPATVVVVHWTPRSVGGNAIYTNASGDFRVTIGDGVASLLDADEGHQHQCLHAVPLPQARSSAAPPFREAWGGPVS from the coding sequence GTGGAACCCGTCCAGCGCTATGCAATCTCGCTGCCCGGCCGGGTCGGCGGGCATCGGCCCGCGACCGTGGTCGTGGTGCACTGGACACCGCGCAGCGTCGGCGGCAATGCCATCTATACCAACGCCTCCGGGGACTTCCGGGTCACCATCGGCGATGGGGTGGCCAGCCTGCTCGACGCCGACGAGGGGCACCAGCACCAGTGCCTGCACGCCGTACCGCTGCCGCAGGCGCGCTCCTCGGCGGCCCCGCCCTTCCGGGAGGCCTGGGGCGGGCCGGTGAGCTGA
- a CDS encoding MFS transporter produces the protein MATTTETPPARPVLRQRALVPVLVFLGMVVAVISSLGAPLVPTIATVDHVSLADAQWSLTVTMLVGAVATPVLGRLGDGPRRRAVTLGAAAVVVLGSVLAALPLGFGWLVVGRGLQGIGLGLTPLAIATARDSLPADRSRSAVALLSITTVAGVGLGYPITGLIAQSFGIHAGFWFGAIISALALLLAALVLPATHHRAARPLDALGAVLLGLALTGLLLVLSEGESWGWASGRLWAVAAGAVLLLACWIWHELRTEHPLVELRALTHRVVLTADVAGLVAGVGMYLLMSLVIRYVQTPTSTGYGLGESVVVAGLVLLPFSVVSVLSSKVVPVLIRRTSTALVLPLGCAVSLVSVLLFLFARGQLWELLVVMAVAGLGVGCTFAVMPGLIVSSVPAREVGSAVSFNQVLRYVGYSTGSALCGAVLQAHTAPGQLLPGDDGYRFAALISCAVWVAAGLVTIVLPRRGAVAAEQATVDEELMVEESIADIAPGEDEVPIVPVRAER, from the coding sequence ATGGCGACGACCACCGAGACCCCGCCGGCCCGACCGGTGCTCCGTCAACGGGCGCTGGTGCCGGTGCTGGTCTTCCTCGGCATGGTGGTGGCCGTGATCAGCAGTCTCGGTGCGCCGCTGGTCCCGACCATCGCCACCGTCGACCACGTCTCGCTCGCCGACGCCCAGTGGTCGCTGACCGTCACCATGCTGGTCGGCGCCGTCGCCACCCCGGTGCTGGGCCGCCTCGGCGACGGGCCCCGGCGGCGCGCGGTGACCCTGGGCGCCGCCGCCGTGGTGGTGCTGGGCAGCGTGCTGGCCGCGCTGCCGCTGGGCTTCGGCTGGCTGGTGGTCGGGCGCGGGCTGCAGGGCATCGGACTGGGCCTGACCCCGCTGGCCATCGCCACCGCCCGGGACAGCCTGCCCGCCGACCGCTCGCGCTCGGCGGTCGCGCTGCTCTCGATCACCACGGTGGCGGGCGTCGGCCTCGGCTACCCGATCACCGGCCTGATCGCCCAGTCCTTCGGGATCCACGCCGGCTTCTGGTTCGGCGCGATCATCAGCGCCCTCGCCCTGCTGCTCGCCGCGCTGGTGCTGCCCGCCACCCACCATCGCGCCGCCCGCCCGCTGGACGCGCTGGGCGCGGTGCTGCTCGGGCTGGCGCTCACCGGACTGCTGCTGGTGCTCAGCGAAGGCGAGAGCTGGGGCTGGGCCAGCGGCCGGCTCTGGGCGGTGGCGGCGGGCGCGGTGCTGCTGCTGGCCTGCTGGATCTGGCACGAACTGCGCACCGAGCACCCGCTGGTCGAGCTGCGGGCCCTGACCCACCGGGTGGTGCTGACCGCCGATGTGGCGGGGCTGGTCGCGGGCGTCGGGATGTACCTGCTGATGTCGCTGGTGATCCGCTACGTGCAGACCCCCACCAGCACCGGCTACGGCCTGGGCGAGTCGGTGGTGGTCGCGGGCCTGGTGCTGCTGCCGTTCTCGGTGGTGAGCGTGCTCTCCAGCAAGGTGGTGCCGGTGCTGATCCGGCGCACCTCGACCGCGCTGGTGCTGCCGCTTGGCTGCGCGGTCTCGCTGGTCTCGGTGCTGCTCTTCCTCTTCGCCCGGGGCCAGCTCTGGGAACTGCTGGTGGTGATGGCCGTTGCCGGCCTCGGCGTCGGCTGCACCTTCGCGGTGATGCCCGGACTGATCGTCAGCTCGGTGCCCGCGCGGGAGGTCGGCAGTGCGGTCAGCTTCAACCAGGTGCTGCGTTATGTCGGCTACTCCACCGGCAGCGCGCTCTGCGGCGCGGTGCTGCAGGCCCACACCGCCCCCGGGCAGTTGCTGCCCGGTGACGACGGCTACCGGTTCGCCGCGCTGATCAGCTGTGCGGTGTGGGTGGCGGCCGGACTGGTTACCATCGTGCTGCCCCGGCGCGGCGCCGTGGCGGCTGAACAGGCCACGGTGGACGAGGAGCTGATGGTGGAGGAGAGCATCGCCGACATCGCGCCCGGCGAGGACGAGGTGCCCATCGTCCCGGTGCGGGCCGAACGGTGA
- a CDS encoding DUF5954 family protein, translated as MIEDAEHVPAYRTIRMSPPDAPVAALADLEAWQARNPYPDLRGADGPAFGIARESEEGGWRLEPHCGNSDPQDARDSMAGLFRRRAHEAEQAGDEERRQAFLAAADRLDWEEIDELTVAGTRYRVVRCERFIRTGPDGPEPPRTTDPDPSPAGLSYQEPDPADGFVLDPISVTGLSEGILKLELLGLVHPVGPIEQGIKEDAVRAVQTHPGGVLLPPVFMVAERTAFGWQPSLPALATSPQDARDSISFGLRVVDPVRRRLDPAQRAEYARAAQWLDDNRANDLDVAGRHLRVVRVERLIRIGPDGPEGPRSSDRSLQPPFKVHDQQLRAAGSIPEDEDENAPIVLGPDAEEMHQLMIKEQERRAAVAAKEQRRKKKQPPKRGGRK; from the coding sequence ATGATCGAAGACGCAGAGCACGTCCCCGCCTACCGGACCATCCGGATGTCGCCGCCGGACGCCCCTGTGGCTGCACTGGCCGACCTGGAAGCCTGGCAGGCCAGGAATCCGTACCCGGACCTGCGTGGCGCCGACGGCCCCGCCTTCGGCATCGCCCGCGAGTCGGAAGAGGGCGGCTGGCGGCTCGAACCGCACTGCGGCAACTCCGATCCGCAGGACGCCCGGGACAGCATGGCGGGCCTCTTCCGCCGCCGGGCGCACGAGGCCGAGCAGGCCGGTGACGAGGAACGGCGCCAGGCCTTCCTGGCCGCCGCCGACCGGCTGGACTGGGAGGAGATCGACGAGCTGACCGTGGCCGGCACCCGCTACCGGGTGGTGCGCTGCGAGCGGTTCATCCGGACCGGTCCCGACGGCCCGGAGCCACCGCGCACCACCGACCCCGATCCCTCCCCCGCGGGCCTGTCCTACCAGGAACCCGATCCGGCCGACGGGTTCGTGCTCGACCCGATCTCGGTCACCGGGCTCTCCGAGGGGATCCTGAAGCTCGAACTGCTCGGCCTGGTCCACCCGGTGGGCCCGATCGAGCAGGGCATCAAGGAGGACGCCGTCCGGGCCGTGCAGACCCATCCCGGCGGCGTGCTGCTGCCGCCCGTCTTCATGGTCGCCGAACGGACCGCCTTCGGCTGGCAGCCGAGCCTGCCGGCGCTCGCCACCTCTCCGCAGGACGCGCGCGACTCGATCTCCTTCGGCCTGCGGGTGGTGGACCCGGTGCGGCGCCGGCTCGACCCGGCCCAGCGCGCGGAGTACGCGCGGGCCGCCCAGTGGCTGGACGACAACCGGGCGAACGACCTGGACGTCGCCGGGCGCCACCTGCGGGTGGTCCGGGTCGAGCGGCTGATCCGGATCGGTCCGGACGGCCCCGAGGGCCCGCGCTCCTCGGACCGCAGCCTGCAGCCGCCGTTCAAGGTGCACGACCAGCAGCTGCGCGCCGCGGGCTCGATTCCCGAGGACGAGGACGAGAACGCGCCGATCGTGCTCGGCCCGGACGCCGAGGAGATGCACCAGCTGATGATCAAGGAGCAGGAGCGGCGGGCCGCGGTGGCGGCCAAGGAGCAGCGGCGCAAGAAGAAGCAGCCGCCGAAGCGGGGCGGCCGCAAGTAG
- a CDS encoding PIG-L deacetylase family protein, giving the protein MTDETLPPLAPLDEDWERALAVVAHPDDMEYGAAAAVARWTAQGKTVVYAMVTSGEAGIDSIDPAECGPLREAEQIASAALVGVDTVEFLRHPDGTVEYGLPLRRDLARLVRRHRPEIVITTNFRATYGGVFPNQADHIAAGRATLDAVRDAGNRWVFRELTAEGHEPWNGVRQVWAAGSPQSGHGVDTTDTFEAGVASLEAHAAYLAGLGGQMADARGFLESMGRSTGSRLGSRFAAAFEVINLHF; this is encoded by the coding sequence ATGACCGACGAGACCCTCCCCCCGCTGGCGCCGCTCGACGAGGACTGGGAGCGCGCCCTGGCCGTGGTCGCCCACCCGGATGACATGGAGTACGGCGCGGCGGCCGCCGTGGCCCGGTGGACGGCGCAGGGCAAGACCGTCGTCTACGCCATGGTCACCAGCGGGGAGGCCGGCATCGACTCGATCGACCCGGCCGAGTGCGGGCCGCTGCGCGAGGCGGAGCAGATCGCCTCGGCCGCGCTGGTCGGCGTGGACACGGTGGAGTTCCTGCGCCACCCCGACGGCACGGTCGAGTACGGGCTGCCGCTGCGCCGGGACCTGGCCCGGCTGGTGCGCCGGCACCGTCCGGAGATCGTGATCACCACCAACTTCCGGGCGACCTACGGCGGGGTCTTCCCGAACCAGGCCGACCACATCGCGGCCGGCCGGGCCACCCTGGACGCCGTGCGCGACGCGGGCAACCGCTGGGTCTTCCGCGAGCTGACCGCCGAAGGCCACGAGCCGTGGAACGGCGTGCGCCAGGTCTGGGCGGCCGGCTCCCCGCAGTCCGGGCACGGCGTGGACACCACCGACACCTTCGAGGCCGGGGTGGCCTCGCTGGAGGCCCACGCGGCCTACCTGGCCGGCCTCGGCGGACAGATGGCGGACGCCCGCGGCTTCCTGGAGTCGATGGGCCGGAGCACCGGATCACGACTCGGGAGCCGGTTCGCCGCCGCCTTCGAAGTGATCAACCTGCACTTCTGA
- a CDS encoding ROK family transcriptional regulator → MSTRPATGSGSHGGPQAAQPWNRQRLRSNNEWLLWERLRSAGPLSRAQLARDTGLSKPTVSAALATLERAGLAREAGLLAPERGRVAVLYEPDPRAGHVLGVDIGRARLRVAVADLNGRIVARHDVPNRGRSANAVADAVVAAAHEATERAGLRPGEVVHAAIGSPGVWDESQRRVHFAANLPGWGRRGLFERLAAGLGTRISVHNDANLAALGEYADGAGAGSKVFVYLLIGTGLGMGVVVGGELQPGASGAAGEIGLLPLAGGQQTLEGTAAAESVVRSARELGLRGTLTAKRVFEAARSGDPAARAAVLREAQQLAFAVAVVAAVLDPDLVVLGGGLGNGADLLIDPLEEELHRLTPLRPRLAASLLGDEAVLRGALATALLDARAEVFERRTAALG, encoded by the coding sequence ATGAGCACCCGCCCGGCGACGGGTTCCGGCTCGCACGGTGGGCCGCAGGCCGCGCAGCCCTGGAACCGGCAGCGGCTGCGCAGCAACAACGAGTGGCTGCTCTGGGAGCGGTTGCGCTCCGCGGGCCCGCTGTCGCGCGCGCAGCTGGCCCGGGACACCGGGCTGTCCAAGCCCACCGTCTCGGCCGCGCTGGCGACCCTGGAGCGGGCCGGACTGGCTCGCGAGGCCGGGCTGCTGGCCCCCGAGCGGGGCCGGGTCGCGGTGCTCTACGAGCCCGATCCGCGGGCCGGGCACGTGCTCGGGGTGGACATCGGGCGGGCCAGGCTGCGGGTCGCGGTGGCGGATCTGAACGGGCGGATCGTGGCCCGGCACGACGTGCCCAACCGCGGTCGCAGCGCCAACGCCGTGGCGGACGCGGTGGTGGCCGCCGCGCACGAGGCCACCGAGCGGGCCGGGCTGCGGCCGGGCGAGGTGGTGCACGCGGCGATCGGCTCACCGGGCGTCTGGGACGAGTCGCAGCGCCGGGTCCACTTCGCCGCCAACCTGCCCGGCTGGGGCCGGCGCGGGCTCTTCGAGCGGCTCGCGGCGGGGCTGGGCACCAGGATCAGCGTGCACAACGACGCCAACCTCGCCGCGCTCGGCGAGTACGCCGACGGTGCGGGCGCCGGCAGCAAGGTCTTCGTCTACCTGCTGATCGGCACCGGCCTGGGCATGGGCGTGGTGGTCGGCGGCGAGCTCCAGCCGGGGGCGAGCGGCGCGGCCGGCGAGATCGGGCTGCTGCCGCTGGCCGGCGGGCAGCAGACCCTGGAGGGCACGGCCGCGGCGGAGTCGGTGGTGCGTTCGGCGCGGGAGCTCGGCCTGCGCGGCACTCTGACGGCCAAGCGGGTCTTCGAGGCGGCCCGGTCCGGTGATCCGGCCGCGCGGGCCGCCGTGCTCCGCGAGGCCCAGCAACTCGCCTTCGCCGTCGCGGTGGTGGCCGCCGTGCTGGATCCGGACCTGGTGGTGCTCGGCGGCGGCCTCGGCAACGGGGCCGACCTGCTGATCGACCCGCTGGAGGAGGAGTTGCACCGCCTCACCCCGCTGCGACCGCGCCTGGCGGCGAGCCTGCTGGGCGATGAGGCGGTGCTGCGCGGTGCGCTGGCCACCGCCCTGCTGGACGCCCGCGCGGAGGTCTTCGAACGGCGGACGGCGGCGCTGGGGTAG